In Comamonadaceae bacterium OS-1, a single window of DNA contains:
- the uvrA_1 gene encoding UvrABC system protein A codes for MTQGTIRIRGARQHNLKNLDLDIRTGELTVVTGPSGSGKSSLVFDTLFAEGQRRYVETFSAYARQFLDRMDKPAVDKVEGVPPAIAIDQTNPVRSSRSTVGTMTELNDHLKLLYARAGSLFDSKTALPVRHDTPESIYAELCERAAAAQDPRLVLTFPVELPGNTSAEEVAQWLSASGFTRVQAEREVAVEAPATPAKTSKKATVAPTTRKVLDVVADRFRIAGTEKARALEAIEVALKRGGGRVNVYVLSADEAVEPLLWKFSTGLHCAESDIRYTDPIPSMFSFNSPVGACETCKGFGRVIGVDYGLVIPNDKLTLRAGAIKPMQTPAWQECQDDLMRHAEAAGIPRDTPYYKLTSEHQHWVVNGSPNWNGKWNQHWFGVKRFFEYLETKSYKMHIRVLLSKYRSYTTCPACEGARLKTESLLWRLGSVEYANTVLDPAKRHLPQGVSWSRTQLEALPGLCLHDLMLLPIDRLRRFFDLQADRILGGRAERGGKGGGDEQALKLLLDEITTRLKYLCDVGIGYLTLDRQSRTLSGGEVQRINLTTALGTSLVNTLFVLDEPSIGLHPRDMHRIIEAMQRLRDAGNTLVVVEHDPAVMLAADRMIDMGPGPGERGGQIVFDGSTHDLRSADTLTGAYLGGRKTIGMGFKKLVTDSTPRLVLEGAREHNLQNVSVEFPLQRLVCITGVSGSGKSTLIQDVLAPALLRHFGKATDTPGLHDRLLGADFLSDVVFVDQSPIGKTARSNPASYVGAWDAIRELFANAPASRQRGYTASKFSFNSGDGRCPTCGGSGFEHVEMQFLSDVYLRCPDCDGKRYRPEVLEITIERRAVQDARLVALNVADVLDLTVSEAAIIFEGDRDVLRALQPIVDVGLEYVKLGQPVPTLSGGEAQRLKLAGFLAEAAKSSGRQPLAKKGTLFLFDEPTTGLHFDDIAKLMRALRKLLDAGHSLVVIEHNLDVIRASDWLIDMGPEGGYGGGLVVAEGKPEDVRHHPTSHTGAALREYESTLGLGVQVAREMSPAWASKLTKLVPPNAIQIVNAKEHNLKSLSVDIPRGQFNVVTGVSGSGKSTLAFDILFNEGQRRYLESLNAYARSIVQPAGRPEVDAVYGIPPTVAIEQRLSRGGRKSTVGTTTEVWHFLRLLYVKLGTQHCIHDGTAVQPQTPDSIAAQLLKTFRGQHIGLMAPLVLNRKGVYTELADWARPRNYTHLRVDGDFLPTTNFPRIDRFKEHTVELPVLSLDVNPGSEARLREGLMTALEHGKGVVHVLVNIDGLKAAMDAGEPTAHIGKVMVFSTKRACPVCSTSYAELDPRLFSYNSKHGWCPDCVGTGVKLTRDQRAVFDDSVRADDTGGREQTFAEPEVEDLHDVACPTCLGTRLNATARAVRFAGVGITDLARLSVSDIRVWVQALQVAGEMSQRETDIARDLVPEIQSRLEFLEEVGLGYLTLDRGAPTLSGGEAQRIRLAAQLGSNLQGVCYILDEPTIGLHARDNHILLNALHTLSSKGNTLVVVEHDEDTIRRADHIIDIGPSAGKRGGRLVAQGSVADISDSSESVTGRYLLHAMRHPLQARRTVDAFDVAAVALPVADLPYVAPTAKSKAAAKKKAAAEPEAVAVAEPLQWLVVTGATMHNLQNVTAYVPLKRLVAVTGVSGSGKSTLARDVLLANVQTAVVQRSTKAGRESWAAGQHAPWLGCADVAGFAAIDRVLEVDQTPIGKTPRSCPATYIGFWDTIRKLFAETLEARARGYGPARFSFNTGEGRCPSCEGQGLRTIAMSFMPDVKVKCETCHGARFNPETLTVTWRGKSIGDVLQMEVDEAVDFFAVMPVIAYPLQLLKDVGLGYLTIGQPSPTLSGGEAQRIKLVTELAKVRDDITKRGQKAPHTLYVLDEPTVGLHMADVEKLIRVLHRLVDGGHSVVVIEHDLDVIAEADWVIDLGPDGGNGGGRIVAAAAPEAVVALGTATGVALRSVLAR; via the coding sequence ATGACCCAGGGAACCATCCGCATCCGCGGAGCGCGCCAGCACAACCTCAAGAATTTGGACCTGGATATCCGCACCGGCGAGCTCACGGTGGTGACCGGCCCCAGCGGGTCCGGCAAGTCCAGCCTGGTGTTTGACACCCTGTTTGCCGAAGGCCAGCGCCGCTACGTCGAGACCTTCTCGGCCTACGCGCGACAGTTCCTGGACCGCATGGACAAACCCGCCGTGGACAAGGTGGAGGGAGTGCCTCCGGCGATTGCCATCGACCAGACCAATCCGGTGCGTTCCAGCCGCTCCACGGTTGGCACCATGACCGAGCTGAATGACCACTTGAAGCTGCTGTACGCGCGCGCCGGGTCGCTGTTTGACAGCAAAACCGCCTTGCCCGTGCGACACGACACGCCGGAGAGCATCTACGCCGAGCTGTGCGAGCGCGCGGCAGCGGCGCAAGATCCGCGTCTCGTCCTCACTTTTCCTGTTGAGTTGCCCGGTAACACCAGTGCCGAAGAAGTGGCGCAATGGCTGTCGGCCAGCGGTTTCACCCGGGTGCAGGCCGAGCGCGAGGTGGCGGTGGAGGCCCCCGCCACGCCCGCCAAGACGAGCAAAAAGGCCACGGTGGCTCCCACCACCCGCAAGGTGCTGGATGTGGTGGCCGACCGGTTTCGCATTGCAGGGACCGAAAAGGCCCGTGCGCTGGAGGCAATTGAAGTGGCCTTGAAGCGCGGGGGCGGGCGTGTCAACGTCTACGTGCTGTCCGCAGACGAAGCGGTGGAGCCGCTGCTCTGGAAGTTCTCTACCGGCTTGCACTGCGCCGAAAGCGATATCCGCTACACCGACCCGATCCCGTCGATGTTTTCCTTCAACTCGCCGGTGGGGGCCTGCGAAACCTGCAAGGGCTTTGGCCGCGTGATCGGCGTGGACTATGGCCTGGTCATCCCCAACGACAAGCTGACGCTGCGCGCTGGGGCCATCAAGCCCATGCAGACGCCCGCCTGGCAGGAGTGCCAGGACGACCTGATGCGCCATGCCGAGGCCGCTGGCATTCCGCGCGATACGCCGTACTACAAACTCACGTCCGAGCACCAGCACTGGGTTGTCAACGGCTCGCCCAACTGGAACGGCAAGTGGAACCAGCACTGGTTTGGCGTGAAGCGCTTCTTTGAGTACCTGGAAACCAAGTCCTACAAGATGCATATCCGGGTGCTGCTGTCCAAGTACCGCAGCTACACCACCTGCCCGGCCTGCGAGGGCGCCCGGCTTAAGACCGAGAGTCTGCTGTGGCGATTGGGCAGCGTGGAATATGCGAACACGGTGCTGGACCCGGCCAAGCGTCACCTGCCCCAGGGCGTGTCGTGGAGCCGCACCCAGCTGGAAGCGTTGCCCGGCCTGTGCCTGCACGACCTGATGCTCTTGCCCATCGACCGGCTGCGCCGCTTCTTCGACCTGCAGGCCGACCGCATTCTGGGTGGCCGTGCCGAGCGGGGTGGCAAAGGCGGTGGCGACGAGCAGGCGCTCAAGCTCCTGCTGGACGAGATCACCACCCGCCTCAAATACCTGTGCGACGTGGGTATTGGCTACCTGACGCTGGACCGGCAAAGCCGCACCCTCAGCGGCGGCGAGGTGCAGCGCATCAACCTCACCACGGCGCTGGGCACCTCGCTCGTCAACACCTTGTTTGTGCTGGACGAGCCCAGCATCGGCCTGCACCCGCGCGACATGCACCGCATCATCGAGGCCATGCAGCGCCTGCGTGACGCGGGCAACACCCTGGTGGTGGTGGAGCACGACCCGGCGGTGATGCTGGCGGCCGACCGCATGATCGATATGGGCCCTGGCCCCGGCGAGCGCGGTGGGCAGATTGTGTTTGACGGCAGCACCCATGATTTGCGCAGTGCCGATACCCTTACTGGTGCCTACCTCGGTGGCCGCAAAACCATCGGCATGGGTTTCAAGAAACTGGTCACCGACAGCACGCCCCGCCTGGTGCTGGAAGGCGCACGCGAGCACAACCTGCAAAACGTGTCGGTCGAATTCCCTCTGCAGCGCCTGGTGTGTATCACCGGGGTCAGCGGCTCCGGCAAGTCCACGCTGATCCAGGACGTGCTGGCCCCGGCCCTGCTGCGCCACTTTGGCAAAGCCACGGATACCCCCGGCCTGCATGACCGCCTGCTGGGCGCCGACTTCTTGAGCGACGTGGTGTTTGTGGACCAGTCGCCCATCGGCAAAACCGCCCGTTCCAACCCCGCCAGCTACGTGGGGGCCTGGGATGCCATCCGCGAGCTGTTTGCCAACGCACCCGCCTCGCGGCAGCGCGGCTACACCGCCAGCAAGTTCAGCTTCAACAGCGGCGATGGCCGTTGCCCCACCTGCGGCGGCTCGGGCTTTGAGCATGTGGAAATGCAGTTTCTGAGCGACGTGTACCTGCGCTGCCCGGACTGCGACGGCAAGCGCTATCGCCCCGAAGTGCTGGAGATCACCATCGAGCGCCGCGCCGTGCAGGATGCCCGGCTGGTGGCCTTGAACGTGGCCGATGTGCTGGACCTGACGGTCAGCGAGGCTGCTATTATTTTTGAAGGTGACCGTGATGTCCTGCGAGCGCTACAGCCGATTGTGGATGTAGGTTTGGAGTACGTGAAGCTGGGCCAGCCCGTGCCTACGCTGTCGGGCGGTGAAGCCCAGCGCCTCAAGCTGGCGGGCTTTTTGGCGGAGGCCGCCAAAAGCAGTGGTCGCCAGCCGCTGGCCAAAAAAGGCACGCTGTTTTTGTTCGACGAGCCCACCACCGGCCTGCACTTTGACGACATCGCCAAGCTGATGCGGGCGTTGCGCAAGTTGCTGGACGCGGGCCACTCCCTGGTGGTGATCGAGCACAACCTCGACGTGATCCGCGCCAGCGACTGGCTGATCGACATGGGTCCCGAGGGCGGCTATGGTGGCGGCTTGGTCGTGGCCGAGGGCAAGCCCGAGGACGTGCGCCACCACCCTACATCGCACACCGGTGCGGCCCTGCGCGAGTACGAATCCACCCTCGGCCTGGGCGTGCAAGTGGCGCGCGAAATGTCACCCGCCTGGGCCAGCAAGTTGACCAAGCTGGTGCCCCCCAATGCCATCCAGATCGTCAACGCCAAGGAGCACAACCTCAAGTCGCTGAGCGTGGACATCCCGCGCGGCCAGTTCAATGTGGTGACCGGCGTGAGCGGCTCCGGCAAGTCCACGCTGGCCTTCGACATTCTGTTCAACGAGGGCCAGCGCCGCTACCTGGAGTCGCTCAACGCTTATGCCCGCAGCATCGTACAGCCCGCTGGCCGGCCCGAGGTGGACGCGGTCTACGGCATCCCGCCCACCGTGGCTATCGAGCAGCGCCTGAGCCGGGGCGGGCGCAAGTCCACTGTGGGCACCACCACCGAGGTGTGGCACTTTCTGCGCCTGCTGTATGTGAAGCTGGGCACGCAGCACTGCATCCATGACGGTACGGCGGTGCAGCCGCAAACGCCGGACAGCATCGCCGCGCAACTGCTCAAGACCTTCCGCGGCCAGCACATCGGCTTGATGGCTCCGCTGGTGCTGAACCGCAAGGGCGTGTACACCGAGCTGGCCGACTGGGCGCGGCCCCGCAACTACACCCACCTGCGGGTGGACGGCGACTTTTTGCCCACCACCAATTTCCCGCGCATCGACCGCTTCAAGGAGCACACCGTCGAGCTGCCGGTGCTGAGCCTGGACGTGAATCCCGGAAGCGAAGCCCGCCTGCGCGAAGGCCTGATGACGGCACTGGAGCACGGCAAGGGCGTGGTGCATGTGCTGGTCAACATCGACGGGCTCAAGGCCGCGATGGATGCGGGCGAGCCCACCGCGCACATCGGCAAGGTGATGGTGTTCTCTACCAAGCGCGCCTGCCCGGTGTGCAGCACCAGCTACGCCGAGCTGGACCCGCGTTTGTTCAGCTACAACAGCAAGCACGGCTGGTGCCCCGACTGTGTGGGCACGGGCGTGAAGCTCACGCGCGACCAGCGGGCGGTGTTTGACGACTCGGTGCGCGCCGACGACACCGGGGGACGCGAGCAAACCTTTGCCGAGCCCGAGGTGGAAGACCTGCACGATGTCGCCTGCCCCACCTGCCTGGGCACGCGCCTCAACGCTACCGCCCGCGCCGTGCGTTTTGCGGGTGTGGGCATCACCGACCTGGCCCGCCTCAGCGTGAGCGACATCCGCGTCTGGGTGCAAGCCCTGCAAGTCGCCGGTGAAATGAGCCAGCGCGAAACCGACATTGCCCGCGACCTGGTGCCCGAAATCCAGAGCCGCCTGGAGTTTCTGGAAGAGGTGGGCCTGGGCTACCTGACCCTGGACCGGGGCGCACCCACCCTGAGCGGCGGCGAGGCCCAGCGCATCCGCCTGGCCGCACAGTTGGGCAGCAACCTGCAAGGCGTGTGCTACATCCTCGACGAGCCCACCATCGGCCTGCACGCCCGCGACAACCACATTCTGCTCAACGCCCTGCACACCCTCAGCAGCAAGGGCAACACCCTGGTGGTGGTGGAGCACGACGAAGACACCATCCGCCGCGCCGACCACATCATCGACATCGGCCCCAGCGCAGGCAAGCGCGGCGGGCGGCTGGTGGCGCAGGGCAGCGTGGCGGACATCTCGGATTCAAGCGAGTCCGTCACAGGCCGCTACCTGCTGCATGCCATGCGGCACCCACTGCAGGCGCGGCGCACCGTGGACGCATTTGACGTGGCGGCGGTAGCGCTGCCGGTGGCCGATCTGCCCTATGTGGCCCCCACGGCCAAGAGCAAGGCGGCTGCCAAAAAGAAGGCGGCGGCAGAGCCCGAAGCGGTCGCCGTGGCCGAGCCCCTGCAGTGGCTGGTCGTAACCGGTGCCACCATGCACAACCTGCAAAACGTCACCGCCTATGTGCCCTTGAAGCGCCTGGTGGCCGTCACCGGGGTCAGCGGCTCCGGCAAGTCCACGCTGGCGCGCGATGTGCTGCTGGCCAATGTGCAAACCGCAGTCGTTCAGCGCAGCACCAAAGCGGGTCGTGAGAGCTGGGCCGCAGGCCAACACGCGCCCTGGTTGGGCTGTGCCGATGTGGCAGGTTTCGCCGCTATCGACCGCGTGCTGGAGGTGGACCAAACCCCCATCGGCAAAACCCCGCGCAGTTGCCCCGCCACCTACATCGGCTTCTGGGACACCATCCGCAAGCTGTTTGCCGAGACGCTGGAAGCCCGGGCCCGCGGCTACGGCCCGGCGCGCTTCTCGTTCAACACCGGCGAAGGCCGCTGCCCCAGTTGCGAAGGCCAGGGCCTGCGCACCATCGCCATGAGCTTCATGCCCGACGTGAAGGTGAAGTGCGAAACCTGCCATGGTGCCCGCTTCAACCCCGAGACGCTGACCGTCACCTGGCGCGGCAAAAGCATTGGCGACGTGCTGCAAATGGAAGTGGACGAAGCCGTCGATTTCTTCGCCGTGATGCCCGTCATCGCCTACCCGCTGCAATTGCTCAAAGACGTGGGCCTGGGCTACCTGACTATCGGCCAGCCGTCCCCCACGCTCAGCGGCGGCGAGGCCCAGCGCATCAAGCTGGTGACCGAGCTGGCCAAGGTGCGCGACGACATCACCAAACGCGGCCAAAAAGCCCCGCACACCCTGTACGTGCTGGACGAACCCACCGTGGGCCTGCACATGGCCGACGTGGAAAAACTCATCCGCGTGCTGCACCGTCTGGTCGACGGCGGCCACAGCGTGGTGGTCATCGAGCACGACCTGGACGTGATCGCCGAGGCCGATTGGGTGATCGACCTGGGGCCGGACGGCGGCAATGGCGGTGGTCGCATCGTGGCGGCGGCTGCGCCGGAGGCGGTGGTGGCCTTGGGAACGGCGACAGGCGTGGCGTTGAGGTCGGTACTGGCGCGTTAG